One genomic region from Athalia rosae chromosome 3, iyAthRosa1.1, whole genome shotgun sequence encodes:
- the LOC105683420 gene encoding cationic amino acid transporter 3, translated as MASKCWAALSRRRLDKWNITTDTALARVLGLFDLTSLGVGATLGLGAYVLAGVVARDVAGPAVCISFLIAAFSSSLAGLCYAEFAARVPKAGSAYVYSYVTVGEFVAFVIGWNLILEYVIGAASVARGFSNYLDFLIGNAMSNALREVMPINVSFLSDYPDFFAFGMVLLLAILLSVGVKESSLLNNIFTTINLLTIGVVIVAGSMKANTGNWAISVDDIPEGTENVGVGGFMPFGWNGVFTGAATCFYAFVGFDTIATTGEEAKNPQRNIPWAIVMSLTIVCLAYFAIASVLTMMIPYYEQNIDAPFPYAFEKIGWPVVKWIVNIGAIFALCTSMLGALFPLPRVLYAMANDGIMFKFFSKVHTKTQTPLIGTLISGLLAAVMSLVFNLRQLIDMMSIGTLMAYGIVALCVLILRFQPERINSNVISSFENQSKESLWSGTKQLFNLNGLKEPTQFSGRVASWGSLFYGFFALAFGYIINAYISNIQEGDPIVITIAVVLAVIMIVIVIIISRQPVSSLKLSFRVPLVPLVPCISIFVNLYLMLQLDRYTWMRFAIWLAIGFTIYFTYGIMNSEQGKKDKIERQELVQRNGIRDRKLVEAKSKEATNS; from the exons ATGGCTTCAAAATGCTGGGCGGCTTTATCCCGAAGAAGATTAGACAAATGGAATATCACAACCGATACGGCTTTGGCCAGGGTTCTTGGGCTTTTCGATCTAACGTCCCTTGGAGTTGGCGCTACTTTGGGTCTTGGAGCTTACGTTCTTGCAGGAGTTGTTGCTAGGGATGTCGCAGGACCTGCTGTTTGTATCTCCTTTTTAATAGCAGCTTTCAGTTCTTCATTGGCAG gaCTTTGTTACGCTGAATTTGCGGCTAGAGTGCCAAAGGCAGGATCTGCATACGTCTACAGTTACGTTACAGTTGGAGAATTCGTTGCCTTTGTTATCGGATGGAATCTTATTCTGGAATACGTGATAG GCGCAGCAAGCGTTGCTCGAGGATTCAGCAACTACTTGGATTTCCTTATAGGAAATGCCATGAGTAACGCCTTGCGAGAGGTAATGCCAATAAACGTTTCATTTCTGTCCGACTACCCTGACTTTTTCGCTTTCGGAATGGTTCTTTTACTGGCAATATTGCTTTCTGTTGGAGTAAAAGAGTCCTCGCTactgaataatatatttactaCCATCAACCTGCTCACTATAGGGGTAGTGATAGTTGCCGGGTCAATGAAAG CGAATACTGGAAATTGGGCGATCTCTGTCGATGACATTCCAGAGGGTACAGAGAACGTTGGGGTTGGTGGTTTCATGCCGTTTGGATGGAACGGAGTTTTCACAGGCGCAGCTACATGCTTTTATGCCTTTGTCGGTTTTGATACTATTGCTACCACTGGAGAAGAAGCTAAAAATCCTCAGCGAAATATACCATGGGCTATTGTGATGTCTCTTACAATCGTTTGCCTCGCGTATTTTGCTATAGCCAGTGTGCTAACAATGATGATACCTTACTATGAACAG AATATCGACGCACCTTTTCCTTatgcatttgaaaaaattgggtGGCCTGTCGTTAAATGGATCGTCAATATTGGTGCGATCTTTGCATTGTGCACAAGTATGCTCGGCGCACTATTTCCACTACCCAGAGTTTTATACGCCATGGCAAATGATGGAAttatgttcaaattttttagtaAAGTTCATACAAAAACTCAGACACCACTTATCGGAACCTTGATTTCTGGACTACTTGCAg CCGTAATGTCGCTCGTATTCAATCTTCGTCAACTTATCGACATGATGTCCATCGGAACCCTTATGGCATATGGAATTGTAGCTTTATGCGTGCTGATTCTCAG ATTCCAGCCGGAACGGATAAACAGCAACGTTATTTCtagttttgaaaatcaatCCAAAGAAAGCTTATGGTCTGGTACCAAAcaacttttcaatttgaatGGATTGAAAGAACCGACTCAATTCTCTGGCCGAGTAGCGAGTTGGGGTTCTCTATTTTACG GTTTTTTCGCACTTGCATTTGGGTATATCATCAACGCATACATATCTAATATACAAGAGGGTGATCCCATTGTGATCACAATAGCAGTTGTGCTGGCAGTGATCAtgattgttattgttatcattatcagtAGACAACCTGTTTCAAGCTTGAAATTATCTTTTCGG GTCCCTCTGGTACCATTGGTACCCTGCATAAGCATCTTCGTCAACCTTTACTTGATGCTCCAATTGGACAGATATACATGGATGAGATTTGCTATTTGGTTAGCGATAGGTTTTACAATTTACTTTACGTACGGAATCATGAACAGCGAGCAAGGAAAGAAGGACAAGATCGAAAGGCAAGAGTTAGTTCAACGAAATGGCATACGGGATCGAAAACTTGTGGAAGCTAAGTCAAAGGAGGCTACTAATTCTTAG